One genomic region from Candidatus Poribacteria bacterium encodes:
- a CDS encoding GNAT family N-acetyltransferase has protein sequence MSKDNILSQMPIDLGDNLKLRFATPDDIEVLTEFNARLHEAVNIGTSVRDLMSGDHPTCKASDFTVVEDTKTQKIVSSACLISQTWTYSGIPFKFGQPEFVATEPEYRRRGFVRKQFEVIHALSEAHGELMQGITGIPWYYRLFGYEMALDMEAEQVIDGMHIPSLKKEETETCCLRPRTEADNAFIQELYANAIQSHVFACPRTSALWEYEFNGRSAGSDARHEWLLIEDMEGERLGYVQHLQWCFEGFSESGNPGTNFLVMRMELKQGIGYLHLIPSLLRALWEKAQTTPVTPENKNSEVVGIQFMLGREHPVYKTLPKGFVRKEPPYAWYIRVPDLTALLRHIRPALEKHLIGTVAENYTGELKLNFFRNGIHLKFHHGNLTEIADWTPEDIEDGDAQFPDLTFLKLLCGRCRTEELASSYADCWASGTAAVLLDCLFPSFKSEVWHL, from the coding sequence ATGTCAAAAGATAACATTCTCTCGCAGATGCCGATTGACCTCGGTGATAACTTAAAACTTCGATTCGCTACACCAGATGATATAGAGGTACTCACTGAATTCAATGCTCGCCTCCACGAAGCTGTGAATATCGGTACAAGTGTTCGAGACTTGATGTCGGGAGATCATCCCACCTGCAAAGCAAGCGATTTCACCGTTGTTGAAGATACCAAGACCCAGAAAATTGTGTCATCCGCGTGCCTCATTTCACAGACTTGGACGTATAGTGGTATCCCTTTCAAGTTTGGACAACCCGAATTTGTCGCCACTGAACCCGAATACCGCAGAAGAGGTTTCGTCCGAAAGCAGTTTGAAGTGATTCACGCGCTGAGCGAAGCACACGGGGAATTGATGCAAGGCATCACTGGTATTCCATGGTATTACCGACTGTTCGGATATGAAATGGCACTCGATATGGAAGCGGAGCAGGTTATTGACGGGATGCATATCCCATCATTGAAAAAAGAGGAGACCGAAACGTGTTGTCTTCGACCGCGAACGGAAGCAGATAACGCCTTCATTCAGGAACTTTACGCAAATGCAATTCAATCTCATGTTTTCGCATGCCCGCGCACATCGGCACTGTGGGAATATGAGTTCAATGGACGCTCAGCCGGGAGCGACGCACGACATGAATGGCTACTCATTGAAGATATGGAAGGAGAGCGACTCGGGTATGTGCAACACCTTCAGTGGTGTTTTGAAGGTTTTAGCGAGTCAGGGAACCCCGGCACTAATTTCCTTGTCATGCGAATGGAGTTGAAGCAAGGGATTGGGTATCTGCACTTGATACCTTCACTATTACGAGCATTGTGGGAAAAGGCACAGACGACCCCGGTGACACCTGAGAACAAGAATTCGGAAGTCGTAGGTATCCAGTTCATGTTGGGACGCGAGCATCCGGTTTATAAGACGCTACCTAAGGGTTTTGTCCGTAAGGAGCCGCCGTATGCGTGGTACATTCGAGTACCAGATTTAACAGCACTCTTACGACATATCCGACCTGCTCTCGAAAAACATCTCATCGGCACTGTCGCGGAAAACTACACCGGTGAACTCAAACTCAACTTCTTTCGGAATGGAATCCATCTGAAATTCCATCACGGCAACCTAACGGAGATAGCAGATTGGACCCCCGAAGATATTGAGGATGGAGATGCCCAGTTTCCAGATTTAACCTTCCTGAAGCTGCTGTGTGGACGGTGCCGAACAGAAGAATTGGCATCAAGTTATGCTGATTGCTGGGCAAGTGGCACCGCAGCGGTGCTACTCGATTGTCTGTTTCCGTCCTTTAAGAGCGAAGTCTGGCATCTTTAG
- a CDS encoding DNA internalization-related competence protein ComEC/Rec2 gives MKIKPRPALFFLIPYLLGIIAGRWLSVPFLWLWLSVLLCLIGSIVTRNRQRYLCYGLLHLTVFAGGMLRLEAVSHSPVFAHFYDEPISFSGTTVYQPERGEAWDACYAAGELQLLSDPAQRVKAKFLIRFQQLMPLRYGKHLTLTGVLRQPQAKRNPGGFDYRAYLTRQGVVGIIDAKGLSQIGEQRGFLPLRWIEALRIRTERVIDTIYTETETEAPPSEPSLHAQLLKGILLGKRSEVPTETLDLFRNSGTFHVLAVSGLHVGLIAMFCYFGFSRFRLPQKVVCLLTILAVLVYACLIGFRPSVFRASLMAILFLCAMLIDRDADLFNLLAFAALILLLLNPNQLWDVGFQLSFAAVTSIVYFVPKMEKPLRRWWEGSEDSPSDSSDSILTRFRNTAVKWLVLSYLVTCAAQIGTGPLIAYHFFRTYPLGIIVGPFAVGLVSIIVAVGMASVCVGFLWIPLAKLLGLLNHAIISVFLSLIGVFGQTWGVMKITPPTFGLFIFYIAICLGITYWRYVYHQWRVASLIGLSVIAIWVWDAAFHERGRLLEVVTLDVGQGDAAIVRFPDNRTMLVDGGIRRSYYDERKRRQVDYDVGKRIIEPYLDFHGIRKLDMVVLTHPDIDHGGGLGYIFQHFKVARVLGISDTPLASQTHQRLHEIVKMRNIPYSFPSAGEIELTRTATLNLLHPINAASTNLLDKDTNDDSLVVKVTYGEIDILFTGDIGKKAESRLIASGQDLRSEILKVPHHGSRTSSSAPFLDAVQPRYAIFSLGQRNRYQFPHIDVVARYQARGVVLLRTDEAGAITLRTDGTRGWIDTFFRKEFRSQSY, from the coding sequence ATGAAAATCAAACCACGTCCCGCGCTCTTCTTTCTTATCCCATATCTATTGGGTATCATTGCTGGCAGATGGTTATCTGTTCCGTTTCTATGGCTTTGGCTCTCTGTGCTGCTCTGTCTTATCGGTAGCATCGTAACGAGGAATCGTCAGCGGTATCTCTGTTATGGACTGCTCCATCTCACGGTCTTTGCTGGCGGGATGCTCCGATTGGAAGCTGTCTCGCATTCGCCAGTCTTCGCGCACTTCTATGATGAACCGATCAGTTTTTCAGGTACTACAGTGTATCAGCCCGAACGCGGAGAAGCGTGGGATGCCTGTTATGCCGCCGGTGAACTTCAATTGTTGTCAGACCCGGCGCAGCGAGTGAAGGCGAAATTCTTGATCAGATTCCAGCAGTTGATGCCGCTTCGCTACGGTAAACACTTAACCCTGACAGGTGTTCTGCGTCAACCGCAAGCCAAACGCAATCCCGGCGGATTTGATTACCGCGCTTACCTTACTCGACAAGGTGTGGTTGGGATAATTGATGCCAAGGGGCTTTCCCAGATAGGTGAACAGCGTGGATTTTTACCCTTGCGGTGGATAGAGGCACTCCGTATCCGCACGGAACGTGTGATTGATACTATCTATACAGAGACTGAAACAGAGGCACCTCCCTCAGAACCTTCATTACATGCGCAGCTCCTCAAAGGTATCTTACTCGGTAAACGGAGCGAGGTCCCTACAGAGACGTTAGATCTCTTTCGTAACAGTGGAACCTTTCATGTACTTGCTGTCTCTGGTCTGCACGTTGGGCTGATCGCGATGTTCTGTTATTTCGGTTTTTCACGCTTTCGGCTTCCACAGAAGGTCGTTTGTCTACTAACGATTCTTGCAGTGCTGGTTTACGCGTGCCTAATCGGTTTCCGTCCCTCCGTTTTTCGGGCATCGCTAATGGCGATTCTATTTCTCTGTGCGATGCTTATTGACCGAGATGCGGATCTCTTCAATCTGTTAGCGTTTGCGGCGTTGATATTGCTCCTTTTAAACCCGAACCAGCTGTGGGATGTAGGATTTCAGTTATCGTTTGCAGCGGTGACTTCAATCGTCTATTTCGTTCCGAAAATGGAGAAACCTTTGCGTCGATGGTGGGAAGGATCAGAGGATTCACCTTCAGACAGCAGTGATTCTATCCTAACCAGATTCCGCAACACTGCCGTTAAATGGTTGGTGCTCTCCTATCTTGTGACATGCGCTGCACAGATTGGGACGGGACCCTTGATAGCCTACCACTTCTTCCGTACATATCCGCTTGGTATTATCGTGGGGCCATTTGCAGTTGGGCTTGTGTCAATCATTGTTGCCGTGGGCATGGCATCGGTATGCGTCGGCTTTCTCTGGATTCCGCTCGCAAAGCTGCTTGGACTTCTCAATCACGCTATTATTTCTGTTTTTCTATCACTCATCGGTGTATTTGGACAGACATGGGGCGTAATGAAGATAACGCCACCGACGTTTGGTCTGTTCATCTTCTACATTGCCATCTGTTTAGGCATTACGTATTGGCGGTACGTCTATCATCAATGGCGGGTTGCAAGCCTGATAGGACTCTCAGTTATAGCAATCTGGGTCTGGGATGCTGCGTTCCACGAGAGAGGAAGGCTACTGGAAGTCGTAACGCTGGATGTCGGACAAGGCGACGCTGCTATCGTTAGATTTCCAGACAATCGGACGATGTTGGTTGATGGCGGCATCCGACGATCATATTACGATGAACGGAAACGGCGGCAGGTTGACTACGACGTGGGTAAACGGATTATTGAACCCTATCTTGACTTCCACGGTATTCGGAAACTTGACATGGTTGTGCTGACACATCCAGACATTGACCACGGTGGTGGACTCGGATATATCTTTCAGCATTTCAAAGTTGCTCGCGTCCTCGGGATATCGGATACACCACTCGCTTCTCAGACGCATCAACGACTACATGAAATTGTCAAAATGCGCAACATTCCCTATTCGTTTCCGTCCGCTGGAGAGATTGAACTCACCCGGACAGCTACGTTGAATCTGTTGCATCCCATCAACGCTGCCTCTACCAACCTATTGGATAAGGACACAAACGACGATTCACTTGTCGTGAAGGTCACTTATGGTGAGATAGACATTCTGTTCACAGGTGACATCGGTAAGAAGGCAGAATCGCGACTCATTGCGTCTGGACAGGATCTTCGTTCGGAAATCCTGAAGGTACCGCATCACGGGAGTCGGACATCAAGCAGTGCCCCGTTTTTGGATGCCGTTCAGCCGCGTTATGCGATTTTTTCACTCGGTCAAAGAAATCGGTATCAGTTTCCACATATAGATGTGGTTGCACGGTATCAGGCGCGTGGGGTTGTGTTGTTACGAACCGACGAAGCGGGCGCAATTACCCTTCGTACCGATGGAACACGGGGTTGGATTGACACTTTTTTTAGAAAGGAGTTTCGCTCACAATCTTACTGA
- a CDS encoding zinc-binding dehydrogenase, with translation MQISAQITRFHGVDTPFEVCKMPVVATSNDVLVRVSLSTICGSDLHTVSGRRGAETPCILGHEIVGTIAAPTPLRSATGEALREGDRITWSLTTACGTCDYCVNRNLPQKCETMFKYGHARSEGATAFSGGFATHILLRPGTAIYHLPDAMMDEEAVPINCALSTVVNGLLNIGTHAGETAVIHGAGMLGIYAACYLREKAYENVAVVDINENRLQTAKSFGATHTFNPDKTSVEDIDAALKELTDGRGADLGVEVSGATIGIPNLITWLAIGGRCVTLGYVYPNADISVDAHQIVTKCVTLRGIHNYHPSALGTALRFVEESRTRYPFAELIEETYQLADINTAFERAMRQEALRIAIAPSLEG, from the coding sequence ATGCAAATATCAGCACAGATAACCCGATTCCACGGCGTAGACACTCCTTTTGAGGTTTGCAAGATGCCTGTGGTCGCCACTTCAAACGATGTTCTTGTTCGCGTCTCACTTTCAACCATTTGCGGCTCTGACCTCCATACCGTATCGGGACGTCGCGGTGCGGAAACGCCGTGTATACTCGGACACGAAATTGTTGGCACCATTGCAGCACCCACACCACTCCGTTCCGCAACTGGAGAAGCACTACGCGAAGGCGATCGGATTACGTGGAGTCTCACGACTGCCTGTGGTACATGTGACTACTGTGTCAATCGGAACCTCCCACAGAAATGCGAAACGATGTTCAAATACGGGCACGCACGGAGTGAAGGTGCCACCGCTTTCTCAGGTGGTTTCGCCACACATATCCTGCTCCGTCCCGGAACAGCCATCTACCACCTTCCTGATGCTATGATGGATGAGGAAGCTGTCCCCATCAACTGCGCGCTTTCAACTGTGGTAAACGGCTTGCTAAACATCGGCACACATGCCGGTGAGACCGCTGTCATTCATGGTGCTGGCATGTTGGGCATCTATGCAGCATGCTATCTGCGAGAAAAGGCATACGAGAACGTCGCCGTTGTGGATATCAACGAGAATCGTTTGCAGACCGCTAAAAGCTTCGGTGCGACACATACTTTCAATCCGGATAAGACATCTGTTGAAGATATTGATGCGGCACTCAAAGAACTAACAGATGGGCGGGGTGCTGATCTCGGTGTAGAAGTCAGCGGTGCGACAATTGGAATTCCGAACCTAATTACCTGGTTAGCAATCGGTGGAAGATGTGTAACACTCGGCTATGTTTACCCAAACGCGGATATCTCTGTCGATGCCCATCAGATCGTCACGAAGTGTGTGACACTCCGAGGTATTCATAACTATCATCCTTCTGCGCTCGGCACCGCACTCCGCTTTGTCGAGGAAAGTCGGACGCGCTATCCGTTTGCAGAACTCATCGAGGAAACATATCAATTGGCGGATATCAACACTGCTTTTGAGCGCGCGATGCGTCAGGAGGCACTCCGCATCGCTATCGCACCGTCTTTAGAGGGATAG
- the argB gene encoding acetylglutamate kinase — protein MNRTAEVLIEALPYIRRFYDRRIVIKYGGAAMEDETLIHSVMEDIVLMKYVGIRPIIVHGGGPRITEWMDKVGKVPEFVQGLRVTDTETVEIAEMVLGSINKEIVARINQHGGKAIGLSGKDANLILAEKQETQVTDEDGHQIDIDLGYVGKIIGVNTESITTLDNADYIPVIAPIGVGVDGQTYNINADTMAGEIASAFQAEKLILLTDTRGILRDLSDTASLMSTIHIRKVDQLIDEGFIAGGMLPKVDACTTALMGGVYKTHIIDGRIPHSLLLEIFTEGGIGTEIVR, from the coding sequence ATGAACAGAACTGCCGAAGTTCTTATTGAGGCTTTACCTTATATCCGCCGTTTTTATGACCGCCGCATTGTTATCAAATATGGCGGTGCCGCAATGGAGGACGAGACACTTATCCACTCCGTGATGGAAGACATCGTTTTGATGAAATATGTCGGTATCCGACCCATTATCGTTCACGGCGGCGGACCCCGAATCACCGAATGGATGGACAAGGTCGGGAAAGTTCCGGAATTTGTACAGGGGCTGCGTGTAACCGACACAGAAACCGTTGAAATCGCTGAGATGGTGCTCGGCTCAATCAACAAAGAAATTGTGGCACGTATCAATCAACACGGTGGAAAAGCGATTGGACTTTCTGGAAAGGACGCGAACCTAATTCTCGCGGAGAAGCAGGAAACACAGGTTACCGATGAAGACGGACATCAAATCGATATTGACTTGGGATACGTTGGGAAAATTATCGGCGTTAACACCGAGTCGATCACTACACTTGACAACGCCGATTATATCCCTGTTATCGCACCAATTGGTGTTGGTGTTGATGGACAAACTTATAACATTAACGCCGATACGATGGCTGGTGAGATCGCATCCGCATTCCAAGCAGAGAAATTAATTCTGCTGACCGATACGCGTGGCATTCTCCGGGACCTCTCGGATACCGCGTCGCTGATGTCAACGATCCATATAAGAAAAGTGGATCAGCTAATCGACGAAGGTTTCATCGCAGGCGGCATGCTCCCTAAAGTAGATGCCTGCACAACGGCACTCATGGGTGGCGTTTACAAAACGCATATTATTGATGGAAGAATTCCACACTCTCTGTTGCTTGAAATCTTTACAGAGGGTGGAATTGGCACCGAAATCGTTAGATAA
- a CDS encoding putative toxin-antitoxin system toxin component, PIN family — MRPIVVYDTNILISGMVWGGTPYDCIKLAMTDRIEGVTCAEIIDEFAEKLTTKLEYSEFRTSRIVTRLLGFLRMVKIRNKLEGITRDPDDDKVIECAVVGGATHIVTGDKRHLLPLQYYQGIHIVAAADFLRQFG, encoded by the coding sequence ATGCGACCAATAGTCGTTTACGATACAAATATCTTGATATCTGGTATGGTGTGGGGTGGAACTCCTTACGACTGTATCAAACTCGCAATGACAGATAGAATTGAAGGCGTAACCTGTGCTGAAATAATTGATGAATTTGCTGAAAAGTTAACCACCAAACTTGAATATTCCGAGTTCCGAACCTCAAGAATCGTTACCAGACTCCTTGGTTTCCTCCGAATGGTTAAAATTAGAAATAAACTTGAAGGTATCACCAGAGATCCTGATGATGATAAAGTAATAGAATGTGCTGTTGTCGGTGGTGCTACTCACATTGTTACCGGTGACAAGAGACACTTGTTACCACTGCAGTACTATCAGGGCATTCATATTGTAGCAGCGGCTGATTTTCTTCGGCAGTTTGGATAA
- a CDS encoding Gfo/Idh/MocA family oxidoreductase — MAKIRLAMIGCGGNSSGHARRMNENPDVQIVGTCDVNTDIASGYIDRNLSDLSPRPGAYDDIGAMLKETSPDAVVISTPHTLHFEQGMQALEAGCHVLMEKPMVTSSKDAYTIAEKVEETGLTLTIGYNTPCTPNFYYTREIIRSGEFGKLELVIGYITQGWKGGTTGTWRQNPKLSGGGQAYDSGAHLLNSLCWAVESKVAEVYAYTDNQDRDVDINSSINVKFESGVLAAMAVSGNCPSPGGTHMALVFENGRIEVDGWGGGWIRVWKGGEALDPPPISDDMSAGSPDDNFIDTLLGRAEPRTSPMNGIIQSELMDLIYESAETGIPARPER; from the coding sequence ATGGCGAAGATTCGACTTGCCATGATTGGGTGTGGCGGAAACTCCTCAGGTCACGCCAGACGCATGAATGAAAATCCCGACGTGCAAATCGTCGGAACGTGTGATGTTAATACTGACATCGCCAGCGGTTATATTGATCGGAACCTGTCTGACCTCAGTCCACGTCCGGGTGCTTATGATGACATCGGTGCGATGCTGAAAGAAACCTCACCGGATGCTGTGGTGATCTCTACACCGCACACACTCCATTTTGAACAGGGCATGCAAGCACTCGAAGCAGGTTGCCATGTTCTGATGGAGAAACCGATGGTCACGTCTTCCAAAGATGCGTATACCATAGCAGAGAAGGTTGAAGAGACTGGGCTGACCCTTACGATCGGCTACAATACGCCTTGCACGCCCAACTTCTATTATACCAGAGAAATCATCCGCAGTGGGGAATTCGGCAAGCTGGAATTAGTGATCGGTTATATTACGCAAGGCTGGAAAGGTGGTACAACGGGAACATGGCGGCAGAATCCGAAACTCTCCGGTGGTGGACAAGCCTACGATAGTGGCGCGCACCTCTTGAACAGTCTCTGCTGGGCAGTCGAGTCGAAAGTCGCTGAGGTCTACGCCTATACTGACAATCAGGACCGGGACGTTGATATCAATTCCTCGATTAACGTCAAGTTTGAGAGCGGCGTTCTTGCTGCGATGGCAGTAAGTGGCAATTGCCCAAGCCCGGGTGGTACACACATGGCGTTAGTCTTTGAGAACGGTCGGATCGAGGTAGACGGTTGGGGCGGCGGTTGGATTCGTGTTTGGAAAGGTGGCGAAGCGTTGGATCCACCTCCGATTTCAGACGATATGTCCGCCGGTAGCCCTGATGACAATTTCATTGATACACTTTTAGGCAGAGCAGAACCACGGACCAGCCCAATGAACGGGATTATTCAATCCGAATTGATGGATCTCATCTACGAATCCGCGGAGACAGGTATCCCAGCACGTCCAGAACGCTAA
- a CDS encoding phytanoyl-CoA dioxygenase family protein — MEHHITDEQWEHFSENGYVRIGQVATDTELEKLQQQMDDIMLGKAPLDYDQIMMQLDREPGKNSPGPQSKGHKGATLLYRKIQNLELDPIFLGYLQKPIFEEVCTKIYGDGTPVACFRAMFMNKPAHEGTQLTWHQDRWRDLDRDPQITIYTALDPAMIENGCVHIIPKSHSRLINPENGSGFLTQEHIDDIVAKATPLPMELKAGEVVLLHNWMLHSSGTNDTDIPRRAFSVCYMHGETKSHHGHNFTQVFGDGAISVDDLSKSTFESPIV, encoded by the coding sequence ATGGAACACCATATAACAGATGAACAGTGGGAACATTTTTCGGAAAACGGCTACGTGCGCATTGGACAAGTCGCAACGGATACCGAACTCGAAAAACTGCAGCAGCAGATGGATGACATCATGCTCGGCAAAGCCCCGTTGGATTATGACCAAATCATGATGCAATTGGACCGGGAACCCGGCAAAAACTCGCCGGGGCCGCAATCTAAAGGGCATAAAGGGGCAACGTTGTTGTACCGGAAAATCCAGAACCTCGAACTCGATCCGATCTTTTTAGGGTATCTCCAGAAACCGATTTTTGAAGAGGTCTGCACGAAAATCTACGGAGATGGGACCCCCGTCGCCTGCTTCCGGGCAATGTTTATGAATAAACCGGCGCATGAAGGCACTCAACTCACGTGGCATCAAGACAGGTGGAGGGATCTCGACCGCGACCCGCAGATTACGATTTATACGGCTCTGGATCCAGCAATGATTGAGAACGGCTGTGTGCATATCATTCCGAAGTCCCATAGTAGACTCATCAATCCTGAAAACGGCTCTGGTTTTTTAACGCAGGAACACATTGACGACATCGTTGCGAAGGCTACACCGCTACCGATGGAATTGAAAGCAGGAGAAGTGGTACTCCTCCATAATTGGATGCTGCACAGTTCCGGTACGAACGACACGGATATTCCACGGCGTGCGTTCAGTGTCTGCTATATGCATGGCGAGACGAAGTCGCATCATGGGCATAACTTTACGCAGGTCTTCGGCGATGGTGCAATCAGCGTCGATGATTTATCAAAGTCTACGTTTGAAAGCCCAATCGTTTAG
- a CDS encoding STAS domain-containing protein — MTTKIRQQNGITILEPNGKIIGPSTSELWEAISSQIETSDTPRILINFEHVKRVDSTGLGVLMGTRAAVARKKGRVGVINISKQINNLIVMSRLVSLFERFDSETAAVSGLSD; from the coding sequence ATGACGACTAAAATTCGCCAGCAAAATGGGATCACGATTTTGGAACCAAACGGAAAAATAATCGGACCCTCAACATCAGAATTATGGGAAGCAATCTCGTCGCAGATAGAGACTTCCGATACACCCCGTATTCTCATCAACTTCGAGCACGTCAAGAGGGTTGACAGTACAGGACTCGGTGTGCTCATGGGAACACGTGCCGCTGTCGCACGAAAGAAAGGCCGCGTCGGTGTCATCAATATCAGCAAACAGATCAATAATCTGATTGTTATGAGCCGACTCGTGAGTCTCTTTGAACGTTTTGACAGCGAGACTGCTGCAGTTTCAGGGCTATCCGATTAA